The genomic interval GGCTACCTTGCATTCATCCGTGGCAATCGACCCCCATGGTAACCCTGTTCGGGCAGGGGGCCAGCCGCTATCAGCGAGAAATGTGGCCTGCATCGGAGGCAGGCCACATTTTCAGCTTTTTCCCGCACTTGCTCATCGATTGAGGCGCATGGAGTTGGTTACTACTATGAGGGAGCTCAGGGACATGCCCGCCGCCGCCAGATAGGGGGGCAGCCAGCCGCTCGCCGCCAGCGGCAACACTAGCAGGTTGTAACCGATGGACCAGGCGAAGTTCTCCTGGATGATCCTGCGGGTGCGCAGCGCCAGGGCACGGGCAGTCAGCAGGCGGGAGAGATCGTCGGCCAGCAGAATGGCGTCGGCGCTGTTCTTCGCCAGATCCGTGCCGCCCGCCATGGCGAAGGAGGCATGGGCACCGGCCAGCACGGGGGCGTCGTTGATGCCATCCCCCACCATGATGCTGATGTCTCCCGCCGCTTCCCGGGCCTTGAGGTAGGCCAGCTTGCCATCGGGGGTGACCCCTTTCACCAGCTCATCGACCCCGAGTTCACGGGCCACGGCGTCGGCCTGAGGGGAGCTGTCGCCGGTGAGGATGGTGGTCTGCAGCCCGGCCGCCTTGAAGGCCTGGATCAGGGCACCGGCATCCGCCCGCACCGTATCGGCCAGGGTGAAGCGGGCGAGCGGTCCTGTCTCGTCTGCCAGATAGATGGCCAGCCCCTGGGTCGCCTCTTGCTCGTCAGCCAGCGCTAGCCAGCGGGCGCTGCCGATGCGGTAATGCTTGCCTGCGATCCTGCCCTGGATGCCGTGGCCTATGACGGGGGTTACCTCGCTGGCCGCCGGCAGCATGGCATCCTCTGCCCCCTGGCTGCGAAACGCGCGGGCAATGGGGTGCTCGGAGTAGGCTTCCAGCGCGCGGGCTATGGCCAGGCAGTCCGTTTCAGCGAGTCCGGCCAGGGGCTGAATGGCCACCAGGCTGATGTTGCCCGTGGTCAGGGTGCCGGTCTTGTCCATCACCACCCGGTTGGCCTTGGTCAAGATGTCCAGCACATGGCCACGGCGCAGCAGTATGCCGCTGCGGGTCAGGTGGGCGGTGGCCGAGGTGAGCGCCGTCGGGGTCGCCAGCGACAGGGCGCAGGGGCAGGTGGCTACCAGCACCGACAGGGTGACCCAGAAGGCCCGCTCCGGCGCATGGAAGTGCCAGAAGGTCCAGACGGCGGCGGCGATGAACAGCAGCACCAGGATGAAATGGCGTGAAAGCACATCCGCCAGCTGAGCGATGGCGGGTTTGTCATCCAGCGCGTGATCCTGCAGCCGCATGATCTGGGCGAGGCGCGACTCTTCGATGGGGTGGCTGACCCGGATCTCGAGAGGCGCATCCGTGTTGATGGTGCCAGCGAAGACGGGATCCCCCGCCTGCTTGAGCAGGGGCAGCTGCTCGCCGGTCAGCATGGCTTCGTTGAGGCTGGCCTGCCCCAAAGTGATGATGCCGTCGGCGGGCAGGGTAGCACCGGCCAGCACCCGGACCCTGTCCCCCACCCGCAGCGTCTTGGCGGCCACCTCGTGCTCGCCATCTGCATCGATGCGGGTGGCCATGATGGGCACCAGGCGCGCCAGGTTGGAGCTGGACTCGGATGCCTTGCGCCTCGCCCTGAGCTCTAGCAGGCGGCCCAGCAGCAGGAAGAAGACGAACATGGTGATGGAGTCGTAATAGACCTCACCCGTGTTGAAGACGGTGGCCCAGATGGAGGCGACGAAGGCGCCGATGAGGGCCAGCGACACAGAGACATCCATGGAGAGGTGACCCTGTTTCAGGCTGCGCCAGGCCCCTGCGTAAAACGGCTGGGCCGAGTAGATCATGATGGGGGTGGAGAGCAGCAGGCTTATCCACTTGAAGTAGATCATGAATTCCTCCTCGACGCTGATGAAGAGATCCATGTAGAGCGCCACGGCGCACATCATCACCTGCATGGAGCCGAGGCCGGCCAGCGCCATGCGGAACATGTAGCTGCGCACCTCGCGGGCGTAGAGGGCCTCCTGGCTGTGGGTCTGGAAGGGGTAGGCGCGGTAGCCTATCTTGGCGAACCCCTTGAGGATGTCGCTTAACGAGAGCTTGTCCGGGTCCCACTTGATGCGGGCGCGGTGGGTGGTGGTATTGACGTTGACATAGTGCAGCCCCGGCAACCCCATCAGGTGGCGCTCGATGAGCCAGGCGCAGGCGGCGCAGGTCAATCCCTCCACGCTGAGCCGGATCTCCCGCAGGGTGCCCGTCTCGGTGATGAACTCCTGCTGCACCTCGGCCAGATCGTAGTGGGTGAGGGCGGCGAGCTCGCTCGGAACCAGCTCCCCCTTGATACCTGGGGCGGTGCGGTGTTCGTAGTAACTGGCAAGGCCGCATTCGAGAATGGTCTGTGCCACTGCCTGACAGCCAGGGCAGCACATGGGTTGCACTATCCCCTTGATCTCCAGGGTAAAGTTACTGCCAGTGGGAACCGGTTCACCACAGTGAAAACAGCCGGTCATGATCATTATCCCTCTTTGGAGCTGCCCTTGTGGGCGAGATAAGGGAGGACGCCGTCATGCCTGGATGAACGTTACCGCTCATCAAGGGCTCAGCGTCCCTTGGGATCGAGTTCCAAGGGGGCCTTGGTCGGCAGTTGCGCCGTCTCTTGCAGGCGCCACTCGTGATTGAAGGCATCGACCCGGATGTGCCACTTGCCGGTGAGGGGCTGGTCCAGCATCAGACGATAGACCCCCTTGCCATCGGCAGTGAGCAGATGATCGCTGTCCCGACCTGCCAGGGTCGGGTGGAACAGGGAGAGGTGCAGTGCCTGACCGGCGGGGATCTCCCCCGACAGGGGCTTCAAGGTCAGCTCCTTGTCGCTGACCGAGAGCTCGACGCGGATACCGAGGGCCTCGGCGCGATCGAACTTGCTGAGATCCTGATTAATCTCCTTGCCCTGTTTGTAATAGTCTTCCGCCACCAGGTTGACCCCATCCTGGCTGGCGATGATGGCGGTGGCAATACTGCCGATCACGGCGGCGCAGGGGAGGGCGATGATGAACCAGGGCCAGAACTGGCGATACCAGGGTTGAGTCATGGTGCTACCGAAACATATGGTTAACGAAATGGAGGGATTCTTGCCAACACAAGATAACAAAAAGCCTCGAAGAGTCGAGGCTTTTTGCTGCGTAATCACGTGCTTATCACATGTTACTGCTTATTTTACTGCGCCTGGTGGGACAAACTATAGACATAGGATGCCAGCAGGTGGACCTTGTCTTCTCCCAGTATATCCTTCCAGGCCGGCATCACACCGTGACGACCATGGGTGATGGTCTGTTCGACCACCTGACGAGAGCCGCCATACAACCAGGTGTTGTTGGTGAGATCCGGTGCGCCGAAGGCGATACCGCCCTTGGCATCCGGACCGTGACAGGCGGCGCACATGGCGAAACGGGCTTCCCCCTTCTTGGCTTCCACCAGATCGACCTTGCGGCCGGACAGGCTCAGCACATAGGAGGCAACCTCCTTCACCCCATCCTGACCCAGGATCTCGCCCCAGGCGGCCATGACCCCCTGACGACCGCCCATGATGGTGGTCTTGATCTGGTCAGGCTGACCGCCCCATTGCCATTCGCTGTCGGTCAGGTTCGGGAAACCGCGACCGCCGCGGGCATCGGAGCCGTGGCACTGGGAGCAGTTCTGCAGGAACAGACGCTGGCCCACTTTCAGGGCTTCCGGATCCTTGGCGATCTCGGTGATCTCCTTGTAGCTCTTGCCGTCGGCCTGGTAGGTCAGCTCGCGGA from Aeromonas rivipollensis carries:
- the ccoP gene encoding cytochrome-c oxidase, cbb3-type subunit III, producing the protein MSTLFSIFVTVISLGTILGCFLLLMWCMKDKMGSPEGQPMGHTFDGIEEINNPLPKWWSYMFLFFIVTGLVYLLAFPGLGNFKGLLGWQSSNQDVRSLAESKAAVTSAKAEGLAVEYDRELTKADEVYGAKFRELTYQADGKSYKEITEIAKDPEALKVGQRLFLQNCSQCHGSDARGGRGFPNLTDSEWQWGGQPDQIKTTIMGGRQGVMAAWGEILGQDGVKEVASYVLSLSGRKVDLVEAKKGEARFAMCAACHGPDAKGGIAFGAPDLTNNTWLYGGSRQVVEQTITHGRHGVMPAWKDILGEDKVHLLASYVYSLSHQAQ
- a CDS encoding heavy metal translocating P-type ATPase, coding for MTGCFHCGEPVPTGSNFTLEIKGIVQPMCCPGCQAVAQTILECGLASYYEHRTAPGIKGELVPSELAALTHYDLAEVQQEFITETGTLREIRLSVEGLTCAACAWLIERHLMGLPGLHYVNVNTTTHRARIKWDPDKLSLSDILKGFAKIGYRAYPFQTHSQEALYAREVRSYMFRMALAGLGSMQVMMCAVALYMDLFISVEEEFMIYFKWISLLLSTPIMIYSAQPFYAGAWRSLKQGHLSMDVSVSLALIGAFVASIWATVFNTGEVYYDSITMFVFFLLLGRLLELRARRKASESSSNLARLVPIMATRIDADGEHEVAAKTLRVGDRVRVLAGATLPADGIITLGQASLNEAMLTGEQLPLLKQAGDPVFAGTINTDAPLEIRVSHPIEESRLAQIMRLQDHALDDKPAIAQLADVLSRHFILVLLFIAAAVWTFWHFHAPERAFWVTLSVLVATCPCALSLATPTALTSATAHLTRSGILLRRGHVLDILTKANRVVMDKTGTLTTGNISLVAIQPLAGLAETDCLAIARALEAYSEHPIARAFRSQGAEDAMLPAASEVTPVIGHGIQGRIAGKHYRIGSARWLALADEQEATQGLAIYLADETGPLARFTLADTVRADAGALIQAFKAAGLQTTILTGDSSPQADAVARELGVDELVKGVTPDGKLAYLKAREAAGDISIMVGDGINDAPVLAGAHASFAMAGGTDLAKNSADAILLADDLSRLLTARALALRTRRIIQENFAWSIGYNLLVLPLAASGWLPPYLAAAGMSLSSLIVVTNSMRLNR
- a CDS encoding FixH family protein translates to MTQPWYRQFWPWFIIALPCAAVIGSIATAIIASQDGVNLVAEDYYKQGKEINQDLSKFDRAEALGIRVELSVSDKELTLKPLSGEIPAGQALHLSLFHPTLAGRDSDHLLTADGKGVYRLMLDQPLTGKWHIRVDAFNHEWRLQETAQLPTKAPLELDPKGR